A genomic region of Prionailurus bengalensis isolate Pbe53 chromosome D1, Fcat_Pben_1.1_paternal_pri, whole genome shotgun sequence contains the following coding sequences:
- the LOC122482630 gene encoding olfactory receptor 56A3-like, with protein MTVHQNGTISFEISDFLLNCFVRSPSWKLWLSLPLSLLLLLAMGANGILLITIRMEVSLHEPMYYLLSLLSLLDIVLCLTVIPKILAIFWFDLKSISFYACFLQMYIMNCFFGMESSTFMVMAYDRYVAICHPLRYPSIITDHFVAKAAIFILARNALLTMFIPILSARLHYCGKNIIENCMCANLSVSKLSCDNIAFNRIYHLVVAWTLLGSDLILIIFSYTFILRAVLRLKTKGAAAKALSTCGSHFILILFFSTILLVFVFTHIAKKKISPDIPVLLNVLHHVIPAALNPIVYGVRTQEIKEGIRKLLRRARENRK; from the coding sequence ATGACAGTGCATCAAAATGGCACCATCTCCTTTGAGATTTCAGACTTCCTCCTGAATTGTTTTGTCAGGTCCCCCAGCTGGAAGCTCTGGTTGTCCCTGCcactcagcctcctcctcctcctggctaTGGGGGCCAATGGTATTCTCTTGATCACCATTCGGATGGAGGTCTCTCTACATGAGCCCATGTACTACCTGCTCAGCCTCCTCTCCCTACTGGACATTGTGCTTTGCCTCACCGTCATTCCCAAGATTCTGGCCATCTTCTGGTTTGACCTCAAGTCCATCAGCTTCTATGCCTGCTTCCTCCAGATGTACATCATGAATTGCTTCTTTGGCATGGAGTCCAGCACATTCATGgtcatggcctatgaccgctatgtaGCCATCTGCCACCCACTGAGGTATCCATCCATCATCACTGATCATTTTGTAGCCAAGgctgccatttttattttggccAGAAATGCACTTCTTACTATGTTCATTCCCATCCTCTCTGCCCGGCTCCATTATTGtggaaaaaatataattgagaACTGTATGTGTGCCAATCTCTCTGTGTCCAAGCTTTCCTGTGATAACATTGCCTTTAACAGAATTTACCATTTAGTTGTGGCCTGGACTCTACTGGGCTCTGACCTCATTCTCATCATCTTCTCCTATACCTTCATCCTACGAGCCGTTCTTAGACTCAAGACAAAAGGGGCAGCTGCCAAAGCTCTGAGCACTTGTGGCTCTCACTTCATCCTCATCCTCTTTTTCAGCACCATcctgctggtttttgtttttacccacattgccaagaaaaaaatttcccctGATATCCCTGTCTTACTTAATGTGTTACACCATGTAATTCCTGCAGCTCTCAACCCCATTGTCTATGGGGTACGAACTCAGGAGATTAAAGAGGGGATTAGGAAATTACtgaggagggcaagagagaacaGAAAGTAA